Proteins from a single region of Methanofastidiosum sp.:
- a CDS encoding exosome complex protein Rrp4, translating into MEFLVKDRSIVTPGMAIAKGPFRYEYGIDKFEDTIISSVLGIVYIENENVKVVPLEGKYMPKRGDDVIGTVVGINPLSWDLDINAPYLANLHVQDALRYVKDTSNLERIFKVGDVIYANVRDVGESSDIVLQSKERPYGKMKWGRVVKIHATRVPRVIGKKGSMIKLLKQMTKCEIMVGQNGNIWIKGERQMEDVVERAILKIDKEAHIPGLTDRIKKILEAELSR; encoded by the coding sequence TTGGAATTTTTAGTAAAAGACAGATCTATTGTCACGCCAGGTATGGCTATTGCAAAGGGCCCTTTTAGATACGAATATGGAATTGATAAATTCGAGGATACGATAATATCTTCTGTCTTAGGAATAGTTTACATTGAAAACGAAAATGTTAAGGTAGTTCCACTGGAAGGCAAATATATGCCAAAAAGGGGAGACGATGTAATTGGAACGGTTGTAGGCATAAATCCTCTTAGTTGGGATTTAGATATAAATGCTCCTTATTTAGCCAATCTTCATGTCCAAGATGCTTTGAGGTATGTCAAAGATACTTCAAATCTTGAAAGGATATTCAAAGTAGGCGATGTAATATATGCAAATGTGAGAGATGTCGGAGAATCTTCAGACATTGTTTTGCAGTCAAAGGAAAGACCTTATGGCAAAATGAAATGGGGGAGAGTTGTAAAAATTCATGCCACAAGGGTACCCCGAGTAATTGGTAAAAAAGGATCTATGATTAAATTATTGAAGCAAATGACCAAATGTGAGATTATGGTTGGCCAGAATGGCAATATATGGATCAAGGGCGAGAGACAAATGGAAGATGTTGTTGAGAGAGCCATTCTGAAAATTGACAAAGAAGCCCACATACCAGGACTAACAGACAGAATAAAAAAAATACTTGAAGCTGAATTATCAAGATAA